A genomic segment from Saimiri boliviensis isolate mSaiBol1 chromosome 14, mSaiBol1.pri, whole genome shotgun sequence encodes:
- the INAFM1 gene encoding putative transmembrane protein INAFM1, whose protein sequence is MPGGGGAGGGRFRARGGPAGRGRGLCGPRRGADWAAGMRGTSCVGGGGESPGGAGLSEGPRGRWLRLAPVCAYFLCVSLAAVLLAVYYGLIWVPTRSPAAPAGPQPSAPSPPCANRPGAPPVPAPAAASVSCLLGVPGGPRPQLQLQLSRRRRRRYSNPGRRPSHETPRETPEAAEGRGPG, encoded by the coding sequence ATGCCTGGCGGGGGTGGGGCCGGAGGTGGGCGATTTAGAGCGCGGGGCGGTCctgcggggcgggggcggggcctgtgCGGGCCGCGGCGCGGGGCCGACTGGGCTGCGGGGATGCGGGGCACCAGCTGCGTGGGCGGCGGTGGCGAGAGCCCCGGTGGCGCGGGGCTGAGTGAGGGCCCGCGGGGACGCTGGCTGCGCCTGGCCCCGGTCTGCGCCTACTTCCTCTGCGTCTCGCTGGCCGCCGTCCTGCTCGCCGTGTACTACGGTCTCATCTGGGTGCCCACGCGGTCCCCCGCGGCGCCCGCCGGCCCACAGCCCAGCGCGCCGTCCCCTCCGTGTGCCAACCGCCCGGGCGCGCCGCCTGTCCCGGCGCCCGCCGCTGCCTCCgtctcctgcctcctgggagTCCCCGGCGGCCCGCGACCCCAACTCCAGCTGCAGCTGAGCCGCCGCCGACGCCGCCGCTACAGCAACCCTGGCCGCCGCCCGAGCCACGAGACACCCAGAGAGACGCCGGAGGCCGCGGAGGGGCGAGGACCCGGGTAA
- the CCDC9 gene encoding coiled-coil domain-containing protein 9 isoform X1, producing the protein MAAALDLKSKQEKDAELDKRIEALRRKNEALIRRYQEIEEDRKKAELEGVAVTAPRKGRSVEKENMALEAEKNVGPSRRSPGTPQPPGASKGGRTAPQQGGRTSMGQASRSWEGSPGEQPRGGARGRGRRGRGRGSPHLSGDTSASDRKSKEWEERRRQNIEKMNEEMEKIAEYERNQREGVLEPNPVRNFLDDPRRRSGPLEESERDRREDSRRHGRNWGGSDFERVRCGLEHERQGRRAGLGSTGDMTLSMTGRERSEYLRWKQEREKIDQERLQRHRKPTGQWRREWDAEKTDGMFKDSPVPAREPSHRYDDQAWARPPKPPTFGEFLSQHKAEASSRRRRKSSRPQAKSAPWAYSDHDDRWETKETAASPAPDAPQPTPLVETPMQPPETPAPAHQPPEDEGEENEENEGEEDEEWEDISEDEEEIEAEEGADEEEPAEDHEAPAAASPTLSPCSEQAHGTPFRPEEPLPEPQAPATPSSPFSPPSGHQPVSDWGEEVELNSPRTAHPAGALSPGGDQSARASLESGPSLPGSQKAEEEGSEATPEASPEGQETAEITDFQRVRFCKVVAAPPPPGAAR; encoded by the exons ATG GCAGCCGCACTCGATTTGAAATCAAAGCAGGAGAAGGATGCTGAGCTGGACAAGAGGATCGAGGCTCTCCGGCGGAAGAACGAGGCGCTCATCCGGCGCTACCAG GAGATTGAGGAAGACCGTAAAAAAGCTGAACTTGAGGGAGTGGCGGTCACAGCTCCCCGGAAGGGCCGCTCGGTGGAGAAAGAGAACATGGCACTGGAGGCG GAGAAGAACGTGGGTCCTTCCCGGAGGTCTCCTGGGACCCCTCAGCCCCCAGGGGCCAGCAAGGGGGGCCGGACTGCTCCGCAGCAAGGAGGCCGCACCAGCATGGGCCAGGCATCCCGCAGCTGGGAGGGCAGTCCTGGGGAGCAGCCTCGAGGAGGAGCCAGGGGCCGTGGCCGGCGGGGCCGGGGCCGCGGGTCCCCTCACCTCTCTGGAGACACCTCCGCTTCTGACCGGAAATCCAAG GAGTGGGAGGAGCGGCGCAGGCAGAACATTGAGAAGATGAACGAGGAGATGGAGAAGATCGCAGAGTACGAGCGCAACCAGCGG GAAGGGGTGCTCGAGCCCAACCCTGTTCGGAACTTCCTGGATGACCCCCGGCGACGCAGTGGGCCCCTGGAGGAGTCTGAGCGGGACCGCCGGGAGGACAGCCGCCGGCATGGGCGCAACTGGGGGGGCTCCGACTTCGAGCGGGTGCGCTGTGGCCTCGAGCATGAGCGGCAG GGCCGCCGAGCTGGCCTGGGCAGTACTGGAGATATGACGCTGTCCATGACGGGCCGGGAGCGGTCAGAGTACCTGCGCTGGaagcaggagagggagaagaTCGACCAGGAGCGGCTGCAGAGACACCGCAAGCCCACTGGCCAGTGGCGGCGCGAGTGGGACGCCGAGAAGACCGATGGGAT GTTCAAGGACAGCCCGGTCCCTGCTCGAGAACCATCCCACCGCTATG ATGACCAGGCCTGGGCCCGGCCCCCGAAGCCCCCTACTTTTGGGGAGTTCCTGTCCCAGCACAAAGCCGAGGCTAGCAGCCGCAGGAGGAGAAAGAGCAGCCGGCCCCAGGCCAAGTCAGCGCCCTGGGCCTACAG TGACCATGATGACCGCTGGGAGACAAAAGAGACAGCAGCATCTCCAGCCCCCGATGCTCCACAGCCCACTCCCCTCGTGGAGACACCCATGCAG CCACCCGAGACCCCAGCACCTGCCCACCAGCCTCCCGAAGACGAGGGGGAAGAGAATGAGGAGAATGAGGGGGAAGAGGATGAAGAATGGGAGGACATAAGCGAGGACGAGGAGGAGATTGAGGCGGAAGAAGGAGCTGACGAGGAGGAACCAGCTGAAGACCATGAAGCCCCTGCGGCAGCCAGCCCCACCCTGAGCCCCTGCAGTGAGCAGGCCCATGGAACCCCCTTCAGGCCGGAGGAGCCCCTGCCGGAGCCCCAGGCCCCTGCCACACCTTCCAGCCCTTTCTCGCCACCCAGCGGCCACCAGCCTGTGTCTGATTGGGGTGAAGAGGTGGAGCTGAATTCTCCCCGGACCGCCCACCCGGCTGGCGCCCTCTCTCCGG GAGGCGACCAGTCAGCCCGGGCTTCCCTGGAGAGCGGGCCCAGCCTCCCAGGATCCCAGAAAGCTGAAGAGGAGGGGTCTGAGGCAACTCCAG AGGCGAGCCCCGAGGGCCAGGAGACGGCGGAGATCACCGACTTCCAGAGGGTGCGTTTCTGCAAGGTGGTGGCGGCCCCTCCGCCGCCGGGGGCCGCTCGCTGA
- the CCDC9 gene encoding coiled-coil domain-containing protein 9 isoform X2 encodes MAAALDLKSKQEKDAELDKRIEALRRKNEALIRRYQEIEEDRKKAELEGVAVTAPRKGRSVEKENMALEAEKNVGPSRRSPGTPQPPGASKGGRTAPQQGGRTSMGQASRSWEGSPGEQPRGGARGRGRRGRGRGSPHLSGDTSASDRKSKEWEERRRQNIEKMNEEMEKIAEYERNQREGVLEPNPVRNFLDDPRRRSGPLEESERDRREDSRRHGRNWGGSDFERVRCGLEHERQGRRAGLGSTGDMTLSMTGRERSEYLRWKQEREKIDQERLQRHRKPTGQWRREWDAEKTDGMFKDSPVPAREPSHRYDDQAWARPPKPPTFGEFLSQHKAEASSRRRRKSSRPQAKSAPWAYSDHDDRWETKETAASPAPDAPQPTPLVETPMQPPETPAPAHQPPEDEGEENEENEGEEDEEWEDISEDEEEIEAEEGADEEEPAEDHEAPAAASPTLSPCSEQAHGTPFRPEEPLPEPQAPATPSSPFSPPSGHQPVSDWGEEVELNSPRTAHPAGALSPGEAWPFGNV; translated from the exons ATG GCAGCCGCACTCGATTTGAAATCAAAGCAGGAGAAGGATGCTGAGCTGGACAAGAGGATCGAGGCTCTCCGGCGGAAGAACGAGGCGCTCATCCGGCGCTACCAG GAGATTGAGGAAGACCGTAAAAAAGCTGAACTTGAGGGAGTGGCGGTCACAGCTCCCCGGAAGGGCCGCTCGGTGGAGAAAGAGAACATGGCACTGGAGGCG GAGAAGAACGTGGGTCCTTCCCGGAGGTCTCCTGGGACCCCTCAGCCCCCAGGGGCCAGCAAGGGGGGCCGGACTGCTCCGCAGCAAGGAGGCCGCACCAGCATGGGCCAGGCATCCCGCAGCTGGGAGGGCAGTCCTGGGGAGCAGCCTCGAGGAGGAGCCAGGGGCCGTGGCCGGCGGGGCCGGGGCCGCGGGTCCCCTCACCTCTCTGGAGACACCTCCGCTTCTGACCGGAAATCCAAG GAGTGGGAGGAGCGGCGCAGGCAGAACATTGAGAAGATGAACGAGGAGATGGAGAAGATCGCAGAGTACGAGCGCAACCAGCGG GAAGGGGTGCTCGAGCCCAACCCTGTTCGGAACTTCCTGGATGACCCCCGGCGACGCAGTGGGCCCCTGGAGGAGTCTGAGCGGGACCGCCGGGAGGACAGCCGCCGGCATGGGCGCAACTGGGGGGGCTCCGACTTCGAGCGGGTGCGCTGTGGCCTCGAGCATGAGCGGCAG GGCCGCCGAGCTGGCCTGGGCAGTACTGGAGATATGACGCTGTCCATGACGGGCCGGGAGCGGTCAGAGTACCTGCGCTGGaagcaggagagggagaagaTCGACCAGGAGCGGCTGCAGAGACACCGCAAGCCCACTGGCCAGTGGCGGCGCGAGTGGGACGCCGAGAAGACCGATGGGAT GTTCAAGGACAGCCCGGTCCCTGCTCGAGAACCATCCCACCGCTATG ATGACCAGGCCTGGGCCCGGCCCCCGAAGCCCCCTACTTTTGGGGAGTTCCTGTCCCAGCACAAAGCCGAGGCTAGCAGCCGCAGGAGGAGAAAGAGCAGCCGGCCCCAGGCCAAGTCAGCGCCCTGGGCCTACAG TGACCATGATGACCGCTGGGAGACAAAAGAGACAGCAGCATCTCCAGCCCCCGATGCTCCACAGCCCACTCCCCTCGTGGAGACACCCATGCAG CCACCCGAGACCCCAGCACCTGCCCACCAGCCTCCCGAAGACGAGGGGGAAGAGAATGAGGAGAATGAGGGGGAAGAGGATGAAGAATGGGAGGACATAAGCGAGGACGAGGAGGAGATTGAGGCGGAAGAAGGAGCTGACGAGGAGGAACCAGCTGAAGACCATGAAGCCCCTGCGGCAGCCAGCCCCACCCTGAGCCCCTGCAGTGAGCAGGCCCATGGAACCCCCTTCAGGCCGGAGGAGCCCCTGCCGGAGCCCCAGGCCCCTGCCACACCTTCCAGCCCTTTCTCGCCACCCAGCGGCCACCAGCCTGTGTCTGATTGGGGTGAAGAGGTGGAGCTGAATTCTCCCCGGACCGCCCACCCGGCTGGCGCCCTCTCTCCGGGTGAGGCCTGGCCTTTTGGGAATGTATGA